In one Drosophila pseudoobscura strain MV-25-SWS-2005 chromosome X, UCI_Dpse_MV25, whole genome shotgun sequence genomic region, the following are encoded:
- the LOC117184618 gene encoding uncharacterized protein, with amino-acid sequence MSQRAYSTSGSRIPQWTGKRTISSRYRTFCLFFLCASGLPYRPPLARPPSACPLDASGKFFSRFAALRRLHSSLPDAPPFLGRQYSARNTSCRSVDTNSRYRTPPSLTRRFTLLEVGFIRARERVTTAGHSSRLPGRHRALSADLVWGHDAWRWSSGRRASARSPGHDACRPSFGRSPWLGSGHCHGPLSHGSGLATCCLASLESARPWVPIQGADRSSSP; translated from the exons ATGTCGCAGCGTGCGTACTCTACTTCCGGATCGCGAATCCCTCAATGGACTGGAAAACGTACTATTTCCTCGCGATACCGgacgttttgtttgtttttcttgtgcGCGTCTGGTCTTCCCTACCGCCCTCCGCTGGCGCGCCCGCCTTCCGCCTGCCCTCTGGATGCTTCGGGTAAGTTTTTCTCCCGCTTTGCCGCCCTCCGCCGCCTTCATTCAAGCTTACCCGATGCCCCGCCGTTCCTCGGCCGCCAG TACTCAGCCCGGAATACCTCCTGCCGATCGGTGGACACCAACAGCCGGTACCGGACGCCACCGTCGTTGACCAGGCGCTTCACCCTCCTTGAGGTTGGCTTTATCCGCGCGAGGGAGCGCGTGACGACGGCCGGCCACTCCTCGCGGTTGCCGGGCCGCCACCGTGCGTTGTCCGCCGATCTCGTCTGGGGCCACGATGCCTGGCGCTGGAGCTCGGGCCGGCGCGCCTCCGCCCGCTCCCCTGGGCACGACGCCTGTCGGCCCAGCTTCGGTCGCTCGCCATGGCTGGGTTCCGGCCATTGCCACGGTCCTCTCTCCCATGGCTCAG GTCTGGCGACGTGTTGTTTGGCTTCGCTTGAATCTG CCCGTCCTTGGGTTCCGATCCAGGGTGCTGACCGATCTTCCAGCCCGTGA